A portion of the Corynebacterium heidelbergense genome contains these proteins:
- a CDS encoding BRCT domain-containing protein codes for MSGVADAGLRIPVRGGEVTLSEESLVLRRSTLASSLFPDLEVDVARLLGWRRQAPTPAAPGWIHLLLMDARTNALVRSDVEGRTNPAVVRFAPAATEAFATLDRALTSVQAGYGLPGAAEHEAASDPASDPAPGGTGGTGEPVSEEEWLAEPRQGTLWEIGEASRGAEVTGASPRKKKTAAAHPAPWDKVATPDTVPEPDPNADMANPIYGQNVTVTGDVEPYDKGEVWQMIASAGGTVAKNVTKKTTLLIIGEWATTTTKEKRARELQDKGQEIEIWSFEKFLDAVGKGD; via the coding sequence GTGAGCGGGGTAGCCGACGCTGGCCTGCGAATTCCGGTCCGCGGTGGGGAGGTCACGCTGTCCGAGGAGTCCCTGGTACTCCGCCGCTCGACCCTGGCCAGCTCCCTATTTCCGGACCTCGAGGTGGATGTGGCGCGGTTGCTGGGGTGGCGCCGTCAGGCCCCCACGCCCGCGGCACCGGGGTGGATCCATCTTCTTCTTATGGACGCCAGAACCAACGCGCTAGTCCGAAGCGACGTGGAGGGGCGCACCAACCCCGCGGTGGTGCGCTTTGCCCCGGCTGCGACGGAGGCGTTTGCCACCCTGGACCGGGCGCTGACCAGCGTGCAGGCCGGATATGGCCTTCCCGGCGCGGCCGAGCACGAGGCCGCATCCGACCCCGCATCCGACCCCGCGCCCGGGGGCACTGGGGGCACTGGGGAGCCCGTCTCCGAAGAGGAGTGGCTGGCCGAGCCCCGGCAGGGGACCCTGTGGGAGATCGGGGAGGCTTCGCGCGGCGCTGAGGTGACCGGGGCGTCCCCAAGAAAGAAAAAGACGGCCGCGGCACATCCGGCACCGTGGGATAAGGTGGCGACCCCCGACACGGTGCCCGAACCGGACCCCAACGCGGACATGGCCAACCCCATCTACGGGCAGAACGTGACCGTCACCGGGGACGTGGAGCCCTATGACAAGGGCGAGGTGTGGCAAATGATCGCCTCCGCCGGGGGCACGGTGGCGAAGAATGTCACGAAGAAGACCACCCTGCTGATCATCGGCGAGTGGGCTACCACCACCACGAAGGAAAAGCGCGCCCGGGAGTTGCAGGACAAGGGCCAGGAGATCGAGATCTGGTCGTTCGAGAAGTTCCTGGACGCGGTGGGCAAGGGGGATTAG
- the treY gene encoding malto-oligosyltrehalose synthase: MSATYRVQLRGPASDPDNAFTFADAAAQVPYFQRLGVTHLYLSPILTAAPESTHNYDVTDPTTVNPELGGIEGFRALVETCREAGLKVVVDIVPNHVGVATPKLNAWWWDVLKRGQDSEYASYFDIDWSPDNGAEGRLGMPVLGSHEDVAALSLATDGGPGGDETVLRYYEHEFPVAEGTATEGDSPQQVHDRQHYKLMYWRDGIIDYRRFFSVNDLAGLRQEDPIVFEHTHRVLNQLVAADLIDGIRVDHPDGLADPFKYLQKLRALIGPDRWLIVEKILGVSEPLDPRLDVDGTTGYDALREFDGVFIHRPSMRALSDIAEKHTGSRWNRSAFLAAQHDLKAEVAAEELDAEIRRLARAVRNDNWSTSGDAVSAEELRDTLIELVASMPVYRADYESLSRVTSTAIAHMAIDKPHCADALDLIATALISRREANVRFAQVCGAVMAKGVEDTAFYRGSRLVSLQEVGGAPQRYGVSPAEFHLLQAERARLWPRTMTSLSTHDTKRGEDVRSRITCIAEVPEEFAALCDGIHYPDGTTGHFLLQNIIGVWPEDGAVSDSLRTRLHDYATKAMREAGLHSTWFDPDEDFERSIQDWIDELIDSPVYHAAITSFVRRIAWAGREIGISKKLLQLLGPGVPDIYQGTEFHTDYLVDPDNRRKVDYAARQAALDRIGRGAIDSPDHEKLHIISTALRIRKNIDPAASYLPVMASGEKDRYMLGMMRGEDMIALVTRQPIGLKDAGGWGDTTVALPAGIWEDQLNRCRVHEGQVRLDDLFSARGQALLTRMTTSN, translated from the coding sequence ATGTCTGCCACCTACCGTGTCCAGCTCCGCGGCCCCGCATCGGACCCGGACAACGCGTTCACCTTTGCTGACGCCGCCGCTCAGGTGCCGTACTTCCAGCGGCTGGGGGTCACCCACCTCTACCTGTCCCCCATCCTCACCGCCGCCCCGGAGTCCACGCACAATTACGACGTGACGGACCCGACCACTGTCAACCCGGAGCTGGGCGGGATCGAGGGCTTCCGCGCGCTCGTGGAGACCTGCCGCGAGGCCGGGCTGAAGGTCGTAGTGGACATCGTGCCGAACCACGTGGGCGTGGCCACACCCAAGCTCAACGCGTGGTGGTGGGATGTGCTCAAGCGGGGCCAGGACTCCGAATACGCCAGCTACTTCGACATCGACTGGTCCCCGGACAACGGCGCGGAGGGACGGCTGGGGATGCCCGTGCTGGGCTCCCACGAGGACGTGGCGGCGCTGAGCCTGGCCACCGACGGCGGCCCCGGGGGCGACGAGACGGTCCTGCGCTACTACGAACACGAGTTCCCCGTTGCCGAGGGCACCGCGACGGAGGGGGACAGTCCCCAGCAGGTCCACGACCGCCAGCATTACAAGCTGATGTACTGGCGCGACGGGATCATCGATTACCGCCGCTTCTTCAGCGTCAACGACCTGGCCGGGTTGCGCCAGGAGGACCCCATTGTCTTCGAGCACACCCACCGGGTGCTCAACCAGCTCGTCGCCGCAGACCTCATCGACGGCATTCGGGTGGATCACCCCGACGGCCTGGCGGACCCCTTCAAGTACCTGCAGAAACTGCGCGCCCTTATCGGGCCGGATCGTTGGCTCATTGTGGAGAAGATCCTGGGGGTTTCGGAGCCCTTGGATCCCCGCCTGGACGTGGACGGGACCACGGGCTATGACGCGCTGCGGGAATTCGACGGCGTGTTCATCCACCGCCCCTCCATGCGGGCGCTATCGGACATTGCGGAGAAGCACACCGGCAGCAGGTGGAACCGAAGTGCCTTCCTGGCCGCCCAGCACGATCTGAAGGCCGAGGTGGCGGCCGAGGAACTGGATGCCGAAATCCGCCGCCTGGCCCGGGCCGTGCGCAACGACAACTGGTCGACGAGCGGGGATGCCGTCAGCGCGGAGGAGCTGCGGGATACGCTCATCGAACTCGTGGCCTCCATGCCGGTCTACCGTGCGGACTACGAATCGCTGTCCCGCGTCACATCCACCGCCATCGCCCACATGGCCATCGACAAGCCGCATTGCGCGGATGCCCTGGACCTCATCGCCACCGCCCTGATCTCCCGACGCGAGGCGAACGTGCGCTTCGCCCAGGTCTGCGGGGCGGTCATGGCCAAGGGGGTAGAGGACACCGCCTTCTACCGGGGATCTCGCCTGGTTAGCTTGCAGGAGGTCGGCGGGGCCCCGCAGCGCTACGGGGTCTCCCCCGCGGAGTTCCACCTGCTGCAGGCGGAGCGGGCCCGGTTGTGGCCGCGGACGATGACAAGCCTGAGCACCCACGACACGAAACGCGGCGAGGATGTTCGCTCCCGGATCACCTGCATTGCGGAGGTACCCGAGGAGTTCGCGGCCCTGTGCGACGGCATCCACTACCCAGACGGGACCACCGGCCACTTCCTGTTGCAGAACATCATCGGCGTGTGGCCGGAGGACGGCGCGGTCTCCGATTCCCTGCGCACCCGGCTGCACGACTACGCCACCAAAGCGATGCGGGAAGCCGGGTTGCACAGCACCTGGTTCGACCCGGACGAGGACTTCGAACGAAGCATCCAGGACTGGATCGACGAGCTCATCGATTCCCCCGTGTACCATGCCGCCATCACCTCTTTCGTCCGCCGTATCGCGTGGGCTGGGCGGGAGATCGGCATCAGCAAGAAGCTTCTGCAGTTGCTGGGTCCCGGAGTGCCGGACATCTACCAGGGCACGGAGTTTCACACCGACTACCTGGTGGACCCGGATAATCGGCGCAAAGTGGACTACGCCGCCCGGCAGGCCGCCCTGGATCGGATTGGGCGCGGGGCCATCGACTCCCCCGACCACGAAAAGCTGCACATCATCTCCACCGCGCTGCGCATCCGAAAGAACATCGACCCGGCGGCCAGCTACCTGCCAGTCATGGCCTCCGGTGAGAAAGATCGCTACATGCTGGGCATGATGCGCGGGGAGGACATGATCGCCCTGGTGACCCGCCAACCCATTGGGCTTAAGGACGCCGGCGGCTGGGGGGACACCACCGTGGCCCTGCCCGCCGGCATTTGGGAGGACCAGCTCAACCGGTGCCGGGTTCACGAGGGCCAGGTGCGGCTGGACGACCTGTTCTCCGCCCGGGGCCAGGCGCTGCTGACCCGCATGACCACGAGCAACTGA
- a CDS encoding carbohydrate ABC transporter permease: MLAPNLILLAVFTYRPLLDNIRLSFFDWNISAPTATFVGLKNYQEWLTRADTPKILGNTLFFTFFAVAGSMLLGLGLALLLDQKLAGRNLVRGVVFAPFVISGAAVGIALQFVFDPNFGMVNDILRRMGTNGPDWYGDPHWALIMVTFAFVWKNMGYAFVIYLAALQGLSKDLSEAAQIDGASRWTAFRRVTLPQLRPTTFFLSITTLLSSVQVFDIINVMTGGGPRGNGTTTLVFQVYQESFVNFRAGFGATIATILFLILLFITVIQVRVMDRKTT; the protein is encoded by the coding sequence ATGCTGGCGCCGAACCTCATCCTGCTCGCCGTCTTTACCTACCGGCCCCTGCTGGACAACATCCGGCTATCCTTTTTCGACTGGAACATTTCCGCTCCCACCGCAACCTTCGTGGGATTGAAGAATTACCAGGAGTGGCTGACCCGCGCGGATACCCCCAAGATTCTGGGCAACACCCTCTTTTTCACCTTCTTCGCGGTCGCTGGCTCCATGCTCCTGGGCTTGGGCCTGGCCCTGTTGCTCGATCAGAAACTGGCCGGGCGAAACCTCGTCCGAGGTGTCGTTTTCGCGCCCTTCGTCATCTCCGGCGCCGCTGTGGGAATCGCGCTGCAGTTCGTCTTCGACCCCAACTTCGGCATGGTCAACGACATCCTGCGCCGGATGGGTACCAACGGGCCCGACTGGTATGGCGATCCACACTGGGCGCTCATCATGGTCACCTTCGCCTTCGTGTGGAAGAACATGGGCTACGCCTTCGTGATCTACCTGGCCGCACTCCAGGGGCTGTCAAAGGACCTTTCCGAGGCCGCTCAGATCGACGGGGCCAGCCGCTGGACGGCATTCCGGCGCGTCACCCTGCCGCAACTGCGCCCCACGACCTTCTTCCTGTCCATCACCACGCTGCTGAGCTCGGTGCAGGTCTTCGACATCATCAACGTCATGACCGGCGGCGGGCCCCGCGGCAACGGGACGACCACCCTGGTGTTCCAGGTGTATCAGGAAAGCTTCGTTAACTTCCGGGCCGGCTTCGGCGCCACTATCGCCACCATCTTGTTCCTCATCCTGCTGTTCATCACCGTGATCCAGGTACGCGTCATGGATAGGAAGACCACCTAA
- the glgX gene encoding glycogen debranching protein GlgX — protein sequence MSSGLSDKSGLRPPGGPLLVWPGEPYPLGATFDGNGTNFALFSECAEKVELCLFDSEDIENRIPLDEVDHHIWHVYIPGIVPGQRYGYRVHGPWDPSRGLRCDPSKLLMDPYGKVFDGAYDGDPSLFSYDLNNPGQTNTADSAKHSMRSVVINPYFDWSHDRRPNTLDQHTVIYEAHVKGMTMTHPGVPEHLRGTYAGLGHHSVIDYLTDLGVTAIELMPVHQFVHDDRLREMGKRNYWGYNTLGFFAPHRDYAASNSAEGSVAEFKQMVRSFHDADIEVILDVVYNHTAEGNHMGPTYSFRGIDNAAYYRLVDGDENHYMDYTGTGNSLNVRNPHTLQLIMDSLRYWVSEMHVDGFRFDLASTLAREFHDVDRLSAFFDLVQQDPVVSQVKLIAEPWDVGEGGYQVGNFPSLWKEWNGKYRDTVRDFWRGEPSTLGEFASRLTGSSDLYAHNGRRPTASINFITAHDGFTLNDLVSYNEKHNQDNGEDNRDGETHNRSWNGGVEGPTEDEEICKLRAKQRRNFLTTLMLSQGTPMISHGDELGRTQEGNNNVYCQDNELSWIDWRNLETQADLHNFTRYLVRLRRQHPVFRRRRFLEGGPLGKDVAARDIAWLTPDGRVMTDQDWNTEFGRSLMVHLNGQAINEPDTQGRDISDDSFIFCFNAFHEPINFTLPKRHNVMHVEPAEEDVWTVAVDTDLPTGVPEESTTYTPGDTVVVAPRSTVLLQRPFNEVAM from the coding sequence ATGTCTTCTGGCTTGTCCGATAAAAGTGGCTTACGACCCCCCGGTGGCCCCCTGCTGGTGTGGCCGGGTGAACCCTACCCTCTAGGCGCCACCTTTGACGGCAACGGGACGAACTTCGCCCTCTTCTCCGAGTGTGCCGAAAAAGTGGAGCTGTGTCTGTTCGACAGCGAGGATATCGAAAACAGGATTCCCCTGGACGAGGTCGATCACCACATCTGGCACGTCTACATTCCGGGCATCGTGCCCGGACAGCGCTATGGCTACCGGGTTCATGGCCCCTGGGACCCCAGCCGGGGGCTGCGGTGCGATCCCTCGAAACTGCTGATGGACCCCTACGGCAAGGTCTTTGACGGCGCCTACGACGGGGATCCCTCCCTCTTCAGTTACGACCTGAACAACCCGGGGCAAACGAACACTGCCGATTCCGCCAAGCACTCCATGCGCTCGGTGGTGATCAACCCCTACTTCGACTGGTCCCACGACCGCCGCCCGAACACCCTGGACCAGCACACGGTCATCTATGAAGCCCACGTCAAGGGCATGACGATGACCCACCCCGGGGTGCCGGAGCACCTGCGGGGAACATACGCGGGCCTGGGCCACCACAGCGTCATCGACTACCTCACGGACCTCGGCGTCACCGCGATCGAACTCATGCCGGTGCATCAGTTCGTTCACGATGACCGGTTGCGGGAGATGGGCAAGCGCAACTATTGGGGGTACAACACTCTGGGCTTCTTCGCGCCGCACCGGGACTACGCCGCCTCCAACTCCGCCGAGGGTTCCGTGGCGGAGTTCAAGCAGATGGTTCGATCCTTCCACGATGCGGACATCGAGGTCATCCTGGACGTGGTGTACAACCACACCGCGGAGGGCAACCACATGGGCCCCACCTACTCCTTCCGCGGCATCGACAACGCGGCCTACTACCGCCTCGTCGATGGCGACGAGAACCACTACATGGACTACACGGGCACGGGCAACTCCCTCAACGTCCGCAACCCGCACACCCTGCAACTGATCATGGACTCGCTGCGCTACTGGGTCTCGGAGATGCACGTCGACGGCTTCCGCTTCGACTTAGCCTCCACCCTGGCCCGCGAGTTCCACGACGTGGACCGCCTCTCGGCCTTCTTCGACCTCGTCCAGCAGGACCCGGTGGTTTCCCAGGTCAAGCTCATCGCCGAGCCGTGGGACGTCGGCGAGGGCGGCTATCAGGTGGGGAACTTCCCCAGCCTGTGGAAGGAATGGAACGGAAAGTACCGCGACACCGTCCGCGACTTCTGGCGCGGGGAGCCCTCCACCCTCGGCGAGTTCGCCTCCCGCCTCACCGGCAGCTCGGACCTCTATGCGCACAACGGCCGCCGCCCCACCGCCTCCATCAACTTCATCACCGCCCACGACGGCTTCACCCTCAACGACCTGGTCAGCTACAACGAGAAGCACAACCAGGACAATGGGGAGGATAACCGCGACGGGGAAACCCACAATCGCTCCTGGAACGGCGGCGTGGAGGGCCCCACCGAGGACGAGGAGATCTGCAAGCTCCGCGCCAAGCAACGCCGCAACTTCCTGACCACCCTGATGCTCAGCCAGGGCACGCCGATGATCTCCCACGGCGACGAGCTGGGCCGCACCCAGGAGGGCAACAATAACGTCTACTGCCAAGACAACGAGCTGTCCTGGATCGACTGGCGGAATTTGGAAACCCAGGCGGACCTGCACAATTTCACCCGCTACCTGGTCCGCCTGCGCCGCCAGCACCCGGTATTCCGCCGCCGCCGCTTCTTAGAGGGCGGGCCGTTGGGCAAGGATGTTGCCGCGCGCGATATTGCGTGGCTCACCCCGGATGGCCGGGTGATGACGGATCAGGATTGGAACACGGAGTTCGGCCGGTCTCTCATGGTTCACCTCAACGGCCAGGCGATCAACGAGCCGGACACCCAGGGCCGGGACATCTCGGATGATTCCTTCATCTTCTGCTTCAACGCTTTCCACGAGCCGATCAACTTCACCCTGCCCAAGCGCCACAACGTCATGCACGTGGAGCCGGCGGAGGAGGACGTGTGGACCGTGGCCGTGGATACGGATCTGCCCACCGGGGTTCCGGAGGAGTCCACCACCTACACACCTGGGGATACGGTGGTTGTGGCTCCGCGCAGCACGGTGTTGCTGCAGCGCCCGTTCAACGAGGTGGCAATGTGA
- a CDS encoding carbohydrate ABC transporter permease, which produces MATSANTPSKARLIFGYLGMLFALLLVGAALYWALISSFKLRADIYTSPATWWPAKWAPQNYKEAVTAVPFGRYFINSVIITSILCTIKIVLGVLSAYALAILRFPGRNFVFIVVIAALMVPPEVTVISNYALVSQLGWRNTFQGVIIPLAGIAFGTFLMRNHFMSIPKEIVEAARMDGAGPVKLLWKVLLPISLPTLIAFSIITVVNEWNQYLWPFLMADTEKVAPLPVGLTMLQNSDGLTNWGPVMAATLLSMLPVLVLFIALQKYMIKGLTSGAVKG; this is translated from the coding sequence ATGGCCACCTCCGCTAACACCCCCAGCAAAGCCCGGCTCATCTTCGGCTACCTCGGCATGCTGTTCGCACTGCTCCTCGTCGGTGCCGCCTTGTACTGGGCGCTGATCTCCTCGTTCAAACTCCGCGCGGATATCTACACCTCCCCGGCAACGTGGTGGCCCGCCAAGTGGGCCCCGCAAAACTACAAAGAGGCCGTGACGGCGGTGCCCTTTGGTCGGTACTTCATCAACTCCGTGATCATCACCAGTATTCTGTGCACCATCAAGATTGTGCTTGGGGTGCTGTCCGCCTACGCGCTGGCCATCCTGCGCTTCCCCGGGCGCAACTTTGTCTTCATCGTCGTCATCGCCGCTCTCATGGTGCCGCCGGAAGTCACGGTCATCTCCAACTACGCCCTCGTGTCCCAGTTGGGTTGGCGGAACACTTTCCAGGGCGTGATCATCCCCCTAGCCGGTATCGCTTTCGGTACCTTCCTCATGCGCAACCACTTCATGTCCATCCCGAAGGAAATCGTGGAGGCCGCCCGGATGGACGGCGCGGGCCCAGTCAAGCTGCTGTGGAAGGTTCTACTTCCCATTTCCCTTCCCACGCTCATTGCCTTCTCCATCATCACGGTGGTCAACGAATGGAACCAATACCTCTGGCCCTTCCTCATGGCTGACACGGAAAAGGTGGCCCCCCTGCCGGTGGGCCTAACCATGCTGCAAAACAGCGACGGGCTCACCAACTGGGGCCCGGTGATGGCAGCCACCCTGCTCAGCATGTTGCCCGTCCTCGTCCTGTTCATCGCCCTGCAGAAGTACATGATCAAGGGCCTGACCAGCGGGGCGGTGAAAGGCTGA
- the hisD gene encoding histidinol dehydrogenase, which translates to MLTRIDLRGSRPSTAELRRSLPRGKTDVESVLHVVEPVVAQVRQRGVAAAVEFGQRFDRCSPQSMVVPDSVMDASLRALDPTVRAALEEAIARVRAFHSSQMPIGHSLEVAPGGIVRERFVPVRRVGLYVPGGKAVYPSSVIMNVVPALVAGVQSLVVASPPQADNDGWPHPTILAACKLLGVEEVWATGGAQAVALLAYGDEGEGLEPVDLITGPGNIYVTAAKRLCRTVVGIDSEAGPTEIAVLADGAADAVEVALDLISQAEHDPMAASVLITDSPELAEAVDREVEQRYRVTLNADRVAEALRGQQSGIVLVDSVEDGIRAADAYAAEHLEIHTADAADVAGRIHNAGAIFVGRYSPVPLGDYAAGSNHVLPTSGTAAFASGLSTHTFLKSVHVVEYSKAALEQIAPTVIALADEERLPAHGEAVRARFESH; encoded by the coding sequence ATGCTGACCCGCATCGATCTGCGCGGCTCTCGCCCGTCGACCGCCGAGCTGCGCCGTAGCCTGCCCCGAGGCAAGACCGATGTAGAGTCCGTGCTGCATGTGGTTGAGCCGGTGGTCGCGCAGGTGCGCCAGCGGGGGGTGGCGGCCGCGGTGGAATTTGGGCAGCGTTTTGATCGCTGCTCACCGCAGTCGATGGTCGTTCCCGATTCGGTTATGGACGCCAGTCTGCGGGCGCTAGACCCCACCGTTCGCGCCGCGTTGGAGGAGGCCATTGCCCGGGTGCGGGCGTTCCACTCCAGCCAGATGCCCATTGGCCACAGCCTGGAGGTGGCCCCGGGCGGCATTGTGCGGGAGCGCTTCGTCCCGGTGCGGCGCGTGGGGTTGTACGTGCCCGGGGGGAAGGCGGTGTACCCCTCCTCGGTGATCATGAATGTGGTGCCGGCGCTCGTTGCTGGCGTCCAATCCCTCGTTGTGGCTTCACCGCCGCAGGCCGACAATGACGGCTGGCCGCACCCCACAATCCTGGCTGCTTGCAAGCTGCTGGGAGTGGAGGAGGTGTGGGCCACTGGCGGCGCTCAGGCGGTGGCGTTGCTGGCCTACGGGGACGAGGGGGAGGGGTTGGAGCCGGTGGACCTCATCACCGGGCCGGGCAATATCTACGTCACCGCCGCGAAGCGCCTGTGCCGGACGGTGGTGGGTATCGATTCGGAGGCTGGCCCGACGGAGATTGCGGTTCTTGCCGATGGGGCCGCCGACGCCGTGGAGGTGGCGCTGGACCTCATTAGCCAGGCCGAGCACGACCCCATGGCCGCCAGCGTCCTCATCACGGACTCCCCGGAACTGGCGGAGGCCGTGGACCGCGAGGTGGAGCAGCGCTATCGGGTGACGCTCAACGCAGACCGGGTGGCCGAGGCTCTTCGCGGCCAGCAGTCCGGCATTGTGCTGGTGGATAGCGTGGAGGACGGCATCCGAGCCGCCGATGCCTACGCCGCCGAGCACCTGGAAATCCACACGGCCGATGCCGCCGACGTTGCCGGGCGGATCCACAATGCCGGGGCGATCTTCGTCGGGCGCTACAGTCCGGTGCCACTGGGGGATTACGCCGCCGGTTCCAACCACGTTCTGCCCACCTCCGGCACGGCGGCCTTCGCCTCCGGGCTGTCTACCCACACCTTCCTCAAGTCGGTGCACGTGGTGGAGTACTCCAAGGCGGCGCTGGAGCAGATCGCGCCGACGGTCATCGCGCTTGCCGATGAGGAGCGGTTGCCCGCCCATGGCGAGGCCGTTCGCGCACGATTCGAGTCCCACTAG
- a CDS encoding ABC transporter substrate-binding protein encodes MATMSRRHFLALAGLTGAGLTLSACAGTGGNKPQEGDQNTITWWSSHPGTSKDVEMELIKRYQEKNPDMKVNLVDAGKNYAETAQKFNAALSGGDLPDVVLLSDVWWFNFALNNQIAEIGSLAKDNGADTSTFVTSLYDDYKYKGGHYAMPFARSTPLFYYNKDAWAAAGLPDRGPQSWEEMAEWGKKLQGSLDGGKKAFGWGDAANYLSWYFEGPMWTLGGSYSKEWDFTLASDETVKAAQFLRSSVKDGWATISKDIASDFSAGLLAATVASTGDLSGVTKNSKFNVGTAFLPNPTGQGGCPTGGSGLAVPSGITKERQVNAVKFIDFITSAENTAYWSQHVGYMPVRKTALDLPEQKKFMEDNPNYSTAARQLETTRPQDNARVFIGGGDQKIGAALETIATTDKDIKAELSRVNDELKNDYERDIKPKLK; translated from the coding sequence ATGGCTACGATGTCCCGCCGCCACTTCCTCGCCCTCGCCGGGCTCACCGGCGCCGGCCTGACCTTGTCCGCCTGTGCTGGCACCGGCGGCAACAAGCCCCAGGAGGGTGACCAGAACACCATCACCTGGTGGTCCTCTCACCCCGGCACGTCCAAGGACGTGGAGATGGAGCTGATCAAGCGCTACCAGGAAAAGAATCCGGACATGAAGGTCAACCTGGTAGACGCCGGCAAGAACTATGCCGAGACCGCCCAGAAGTTCAACGCCGCCCTGTCCGGTGGGGATCTGCCGGACGTTGTGCTGCTCTCCGATGTGTGGTGGTTCAACTTCGCCCTGAACAACCAGATCGCCGAGATTGGCTCCCTGGCCAAGGACAACGGCGCAGACACCTCCACCTTTGTCACGTCCCTCTACGACGACTACAAGTACAAGGGCGGCCACTACGCCATGCCGTTTGCGCGCTCGACCCCGCTGTTCTACTACAACAAGGACGCCTGGGCAGCAGCCGGCCTCCCGGACCGCGGCCCGCAGAGCTGGGAAGAAATGGCCGAGTGGGGTAAGAAGTTGCAGGGCAGCCTCGACGGTGGCAAGAAGGCCTTCGGCTGGGGCGACGCGGCCAACTACCTCTCCTGGTACTTCGAGGGCCCCATGTGGACCCTCGGCGGCTCCTACTCCAAGGAGTGGGACTTCACCCTCGCCTCCGATGAGACGGTCAAGGCTGCCCAGTTCCTGCGCAGCTCCGTCAAGGATGGCTGGGCAACCATCAGCAAGGACATTGCCAGCGACTTCTCCGCGGGCCTGCTCGCCGCCACCGTTGCCTCCACCGGCGACCTGTCTGGCGTGACCAAGAACTCCAAGTTCAACGTGGGCACCGCCTTCCTGCCGAACCCCACCGGGCAGGGCGGTTGCCCGACCGGCGGCTCTGGCCTGGCCGTCCCCTCCGGCATCACCAAGGAACGCCAGGTCAACGCCGTAAAGTTCATCGACTTTATCACTAGCGCCGAGAACACCGCCTACTGGTCCCAGCACGTCGGCTACATGCCCGTTCGTAAGACCGCCCTGGATCTGCCCGAGCAGAAGAAGTTTATGGAGGACAACCCCAACTACAGCACGGCGGCCCGGCAGCTCGAGACCACCCGCCCCCAGGACAACGCTCGCGTGTTCATCGGCGGCGGCGACCAGAAGATCGGTGCGGCCCTGGAGACCATTGCCACCACCGACAAGGACATCAAGGCCGAGCTCTCTCGCGTGAACGACGAGCTCAAGAACGACTACGAGCGCGACATCAAGCCGAAGCTCAAGTAG
- a CDS encoding ABC transporter ATP-binding protein, translating to MASVTLESATRRYDVPRRGHAATAVDSLNLTIEDGEFLVLVGPSGCGKSTTLRMVAGLEPVNEGRVLIGGKDVTGVAPKDRDIAMVFQNYALYPNMSVAENMSFALRNAGVSKSAARARVEEVAEMLQLTPYLDRKPSALSGGQRQRVAMGRAIVREPAVFCMDEPLSNLDAALRLSTRAQIADLQRRLKTTTLYVTHDQVEAMTMGDRVCVLRGGVLQQVAAPQELYRRPANAFVAGFIGTPAMNLVRRGDVIVGARPEDLHICTDGSATPGPRDGRPFSSAFRAEIQHVEDLGSTVHVFVAPVDVQGWELINSEGAATPTQRLTVEAARHSSPQVGDVVVVEANQQALHVFDAETGNRI from the coding sequence GTGGCTTCAGTAACACTGGAATCTGCCACCCGCCGATACGATGTGCCCCGCCGGGGCCATGCCGCCACGGCGGTGGACTCTCTCAACCTCACGATCGAGGATGGCGAGTTTCTCGTCCTCGTGGGGCCCTCAGGCTGTGGCAAGTCCACTACCTTGCGGATGGTGGCCGGCCTGGAGCCGGTCAACGAGGGCCGGGTGCTCATCGGTGGAAAGGACGTTACCGGGGTGGCCCCGAAGGATCGGGACATCGCGATGGTCTTCCAGAACTACGCCCTGTACCCGAACATGAGCGTTGCGGAGAACATGTCCTTTGCTCTGCGCAACGCCGGGGTGTCCAAGTCCGCCGCTCGGGCTCGAGTGGAAGAGGTCGCGGAAATGCTGCAGCTAACACCGTACCTCGACCGCAAACCCTCCGCCCTGTCCGGTGGTCAGCGCCAGCGCGTGGCCATGGGGCGGGCCATCGTTCGCGAACCCGCCGTGTTCTGTATGGACGAGCCGCTCAGTAACTTGGACGCCGCACTGCGCCTATCCACCCGCGCCCAGATCGCCGATCTGCAGCGCCGTCTGAAGACCACCACCTTGTACGTCACCCACGACCAGGTGGAAGCCATGACAATGGGTGACCGTGTGTGCGTGTTGCGCGGCGGCGTTCTACAGCAGGTGGCCGCCCCCCAGGAGCTGTACCGGCGCCCGGCCAACGCGTTCGTGGCTGGCTTCATCGGTACCCCCGCAATGAATCTGGTCCGGCGCGGCGACGTCATTGTCGGCGCGCGGCCCGAGGATCTCCACATCTGCACTGATGGCAGCGCCACCCCGGGCCCCCGGGACGGCCGTCCCTTTTCCTCCGCGTTCCGCGCTGAGATTCAGCACGTGGAGGACCTGGGCAGCACGGTGCACGTGTTCGTGGCACCGGTCGATGTGCAGGGATGGGAACTGATCAACTCGGAGGGTGCGGCCACGCCCACCCAGCGGCTCACCGTGGAAGCCGCGCGCCACAGCTCCCCGCAGGTGGGGGATGTCGTGGTCGTGGAGGCCAACCAGCAGGCGCTGCACGTGTTCGACGCGGAAACCGGTAACCGGATCTAG